In Penaeus chinensis breed Huanghai No. 1 chromosome 2, ASM1920278v2, whole genome shotgun sequence, the following proteins share a genomic window:
- the LOC125034679 gene encoding cuticle protein 19-like, giving the protein MPFEFAYAVKDPYSGNDYAHAQTSDGHVTSGSYRVALPDGRTEIVEFTADHDNGYVANVAYEGEASYPAPAPSYRPAPSYHAPAPSYPSPPPHPHQSYMSSSSLSSSATNTNMSAKLILVVGALAAVASAVPRPDSPPVYGAPRPTYKQPGMPFEFAYAVKDPYSGNDYAHAQTSDGHVTSGSYSVALPDGRTEIVEFTADHDNGYVANVAYEGEASHPVPAPSYHPAPSYHAPAPSYPPPPPHPH; this is encoded by the exons ATGCCCTTCGAGTTCGCCTACGCCGTCAAGGACCCCTACTCGGGCAACGACTACGCCCACGCCCAGACCAGCGACGGTCACGTCACCTCCGGATCGTACAGGGTGGCTCTCCCCGACGGCCGAACCGAGATCGTGGAATTCACCGCCGATCACGACAACGGCTACGTCGCCAACGTCGCCTACGAGGGGGAGGCCTCCTAccccgcccctgccccctcctaCCGCCCTGCTCCCTCCTACCACGCCCCCGCTCCCTCctacccatctcccccaccccacccacatcaaT CTTACATGTCAT CCAGTTCACTCAGCTCCTCTGCGACCAACACCAACATGTCTGCAAAA CTGATCCTCGTGGTGGGCGCCCTCGCGGCTGTGGCCTCCGCCGTCCCCCGTCCCGACTCTCCTCCCGTCTACGGCGCTCCTCGCCCGACCTACAAGCAGCCAGGAATGCCCTTCGAGTTCGCCTACGCCGTCAAGGACCCCTACTCGGGCAACGACTACGCCCACGCCCAGACCAGCGACGGTCACGTCACCTCCGGATCGTACAGCGTGGCTCTTCCCGACGGCCGAACCGAGATCGTGGAATTCACCGCCGATCACGACAACGGCTACGTCGCCAACGTCGCCTACGAGGGGGAGGCCTCCCACCCCGTCCCTGCCCCCTCCTACCACCCCGCTCCCTCCTACCACGCCCctgccccttcctaccctcctcccccaccccacccacattaA